One Natrinema longum genomic window, GACATTCTGTCCTGGTGAACGACGGAAAGATCGTCGTTCGACTCGATTTCGTCCGGGAGAATGTCCCGGAAGGAGCCGGTCCAGGCGGCGTCGTCGGCCAGGATCGAGAAATTCTCGAAGCCGTGTTGCTCGTTGAGGTAGCTCGCGTACCCCCCCATCCCCTCCGCCTGCAGATCCGAGTTGATCGGTCCGGTTCGGACGATGTTCTTGTAGGTTTCGTAATCCTCGCCGTGATTGTCCGTGATCGTCGCCGGGTCCGCGGAGCCGGTGATGACGAACGGCACGTCCATCTCCGCGACGAAGTCGATGATCCCCTGGGTCACCTCGCTGACGAAGGTGCCGACGAGCAGGTCGACCTGTTCGGACTGGACCAGATCTTCGGTCACCCGTTCGCCCTCCGACGGTGCGCCGCCGGTGTCTCGCGAGAGGAGTTCGACGTCCCGATCGAGAATACCGCCGTTGTCGTTCAGTTCGGAGACCGCGAGCTCCGCACTCCGTTCGGCCCCACGCCCCATCTGGAGCTCCGTCGGGCCGAGGTGACCGATTTTGAACGTTCCGTCGCCACCGCCACCGCCGACGCCACCCATACAACCGGCGAGCGTCGTCGTCAACGCACCCGCACTCGCAGCACCGAGAAATGCTCGTCGTCCCACAACCCCGTTTCCAGATCTACTCGTTTCGAGAGTATCGTTATTTTCGTTAGCCATTGTAAGTCAGTGAGTTACCGATTCTCATCCCTCTCTTTCGATTCCCACTTAATAAAGATGAGGGAAGTTAGCAAGGCTCCTGTGAATAATACACGCATGAAAAGTTTTGACGTACCGTCGATCGATTCGAGGCCGAGCACCCCCTAGAAGAGGTCCGTGACTGCCAGCGAACCGTCTTGAAGCCGATATCGGCCGTTTTCGTACGCGACGATCCCTTCGTGGCGGAGATGATCGAGATGAGCGAACGCCTCTCCGGGGCCGTGGATGATGTGAATTCCCTCGAGGGCACCGAACAACCGTTCGCTGATCGTCCAGGCGTCGGCCGGTCCGTGCTCCCCGAGCAACTCGAGGATCGTTTCCGCTCGCTCCCGGTGGTGCTCGAGGATCGTTTCGGCCCGATCGGTCGGTTCGTCGATGGGATCGCGATGGCCGGGCCAGACGCGATCGTACTCGCGATCGACGAACCGTTCTAACGTGGCGACGTACTTCTCGAGGGGGCGCTGGACCCGCACGTCCGCACCGCCGACGTTGGGCGTGTACACCGGCAGGACGGCGTCGCCGACGAACGCTTCGTCGCCGGACTCGGTTTCGAAACAGCACAGCCCCGCCGCGTGGCCCGGTGCGTGGACCGTCTCGAGGGATCGACCACCGACCTCGAGCACGTCTCCGTCCGCGATCGGCGTCGGTTCGGCCGGCTGTCCTTCGATGTCGGCCGACTCGAAGAAACCGAGGAGTTCCTCCCGTGCAGCCGCGGGAACGCCCCACTGCTCGAGGAGTTGGCGGCGGCGATCCTCGACGGCAGCGACCGCGTCCGGATCCTGGGCGACCAGTGGCGCGTCGGCCTCGTGAACGTAGACCGTCGCGTCGCTTTCGGCCTGGATCTCGCCGGCGAGTCCGGCGTGGTCGACGTGGAAGTGTGTGAGGACGATGTCGTCGACGTCGGCGAACTCGTAACCGCGCTCGGCGAGGCCCTCGCGGAGATCCTGGCGGACTGGATCGATAGCAACGCCGGTATCGACGAGCGCGAGTTCGTCGTCGGTGTCGTCAGCGAGAACGTACGCGTTGTTTCGGCCCTCGAATTCGTCGTTGCCAAGCGAAATACGGTCCATGTCGGCTACCGACATGCTACCCGCTAATAATTGACGCGATAGCGGTCGGGACCGCTGTCGGTGATGGGCTGACGGTGGACGAGCAACTCGTTCACCCGTGGAAATCGCTCAGTACAGTAGACATCGCTCAGTACAGGGTTGACGTATCGCGCCGAGCAAGGAAACCAGTACCCAGTGGCACGCGCTGTGACGGGGTCGGCCATCGGCGGACCGTGGCCGGAAGTTCTACGAGCTCGCCGACTGGCCACATCGTCGTTCGGCAGCGACACCGAGCACTATAACCTGCCATCTTCTCGCTCCACGATCGGACAGCAACCGCTACAAGATTCGATACGAGTGCCAACGCACGTCCCGTAGCTTTCGACCAGCGACGAACGGCTGTCCCTCAGCTCACTCGAGACAACCAGCGAGCGCCGTTTACCCCTCGAGTTCGGCCCGCAGAAGTTGATTTACGTCACCCGGGTCCGCACTGCCGCCGGTCTTTTGCATGACCTGCCCGACGAGGAAGTTGATCGCGCCGTCGTCGCCGCTCTCGTAGTCGTCGACGGCGTCGGGGTTCTCGTCGATGGCTTCGACGACGGCCTGCTGGACTTCGTCCTCGCCGGTCTTGCCCAACCCCTCCTCGGCGACGACCTCGTCGGGGGTCCGGCCGTCGTCGAGCATCGAGCGCAGGACCGTCTCGCGGGCGTTTTTGGCCGTGATCTCGTCGTCGGCGACGAGTTCGACGAGCCGCTTGATCTCCTCGAGTCGCCCCTCGATCCCGGTAATTTCGATGTCGCGGTAGTTGAGTTCGCCCAGCAGGTTGTCGGCGACCCAGGTGGCGGCGAGGTCGGGGTCGAACTCGCCGGCGACGTCCTCGTAGAAGTCCGCGACCTGTTTCGTCGAGGTGAGCTTCGAAGCGGCCTCCTCGCTGAGACCGTACTCCTCCTGGAACCGCTCGCGACGGGCGGCGGGAAGCTCCGGAATCTCGATCTCGTCTTTCCAGTTCGAGACCCGTAGCGGCGGCAGGTCGGCCTCCTCGAAGTACCGGTAGTCCTTCTCCTCTTCTTTCGAGCGCATCGAGACCGTGATTCCCCGACTCTCGTCCCAGTGACGGGTCTCCTGTTCCACCGCGCGCCCGCGTTGAATCGCGTTCTTCTGGCGGGTTTCCTCGTAGGCCAGGGCCTTCTGTGCGCCCTTGTGGCTCGAGATGTTCTTGACCTCCGTACGGTTCGCGGCCTCGAGGGCGTCCATCCCGATCTCGTCGGTATCGTCGCCGTCGATCTCCTCGGTGGGGATGATCGAGAGGTTGGCGTCGATCCGCAGGCTGCCGTCGCGTTCGGCGTCGAAGACGCCCAGATACTCGAGGACTTCCTCGAGTTCGGCGAGGAACGCTCGGACCTCGCCGGGGCTGCGGAAGTCCGGCGCGGTGACGATCTCCATCAGCGGCGTTCCCGCACGATCGTAGTCGACGAGGGTGTACTCCGCCGAATCGATGCCGCCACCGCCGCCGACGTGCTGGAGGCTGCCCGGATCTTCCTCCAGGTGGGCGCGCTCGATTTCGATCGTGCGGCGCTGGCCCTCGACGGCGACCTCGAGTGAGCCCTCCTGGCAGATCGGCTCGTCGTACTGGGTGATCTGGAAGTTCTTGGGCAGGTCGGGGTAGTAGTAGTTCTTCCGGTGGAAGCGAGTCTCCTCGGGGATGTCGGCGTCGATCGCCTTCCCGATCTTGACGGCGGCCTCGACGGCGGCCTCGTTGAGCACCGGCAGCGCGCCCGGCAGGCCGAGACAGACGGGACAGACGTTGTCGTTTGGCTCGTCGCTGGGCTCGGTCGAACAGCCACAGAAGATCTTCGTGTCGGTCTCCAGCTGGACGTGGACCTCGAGGCCGATGACGGTCACGAGGTCGCCCTGCTGGACGGTCTGGGCAGTCATTGGAGACCGATTCGGCCCCACGGGGGTAAAACGTAACGGGACGGGCTCGCTGTCGTCGCCGCTGCAGGCACTACGTTTTTCCAGCGACCCGCTCCACCTCCAGCCATGGCCAGCGAACGACCGTCCGCCGAAGAACTGCGACGGGGAATGACCGTCAAAATCGTTCAGGACGACGCTGATCCCCACTCCGAGGATACGGAGCCGATCATCGGTGAGGTCGGGACGATCTACGGCGACGAGCCCGAGGGTCCGCACGTGAAACTGAAAAGCGGCGTCGTCGGCCACGTCCAGTCGGTCGCCCACGACGAGTAGTCCCCGATCGCCGAGGGCCGAAGACGCGGCGACCGCGGTGCTGTCGCTGGAGGTTTCCGGCCGGTCTCGATGCGAACTGGCGACAACCCCGGTGACGTGAGTAGCCGAGAATCTCGCCGTCGGGCGCAGGGATCGCTTTCGGGATCAGTGTTTGGAGGCTTCGATCTCCGCGTAGTACTCTTCTTTCGACCAGTCACCGTCGAGATACGCAGTGGCCCACTCGGGTTCGAGAAAGACCATGAAATCCGGAATTTCGTTGTCGTCGAGTAGGGTCGGCATCGCTCGACGGTCGAACCCCTGGTCGACGATATCGGCGTAGGCGTCTCCGAGAATCGGGATGTCACCGTCCATGTCCGCGCTGTCGGTGTACTGCGGGACGAACATATCGTGCAACTGCCATTTGAGTA contains:
- a CDS encoding ABC transporter substrate-binding protein — encoded protein: MGRRAFLGAASAGALTTTLAGCMGGVGGGGGDGTFKIGHLGPTELQMGRGAERSAELAVSELNDNGGILDRDVELLSRDTGGAPSEGERVTEDLVQSEQVDLLVGTFVSEVTQGIIDFVAEMDVPFVITGSADPATITDNHGEDYETYKNIVRTGPINSDLQAEGMGGYASYLNEQHGFENFSILADDAAWTGSFRDILPDEIESNDDLSVVHQDRMSVETSNFNPFLDAADEADADVVMRFIAHGGAAAFTSTWAQNEYPFALEGISVPGMSPEFWGATEGACLYETTSQSGAGGVAELTDRTKPFVDAYEEEFGGGDPPSKPMYMGFNSYDGILFYAQAAEDAGTADYESDLDGIVESMLDLEFTGAAGEISLYGEDADYPNDVRETRNDDDIISNFPVTQWQEDGDGGVVECVYPEPDATSEHVVPEWI
- a CDS encoding MBL fold metallo-hydrolase, with translation MDRISLGNDEFEGRNNAYVLADDTDDELALVDTGVAIDPVRQDLREGLAERGYEFADVDDIVLTHFHVDHAGLAGEIQAESDATVYVHEADAPLVAQDPDAVAAVEDRRRQLLEQWGVPAAAREELLGFFESADIEGQPAEPTPIADGDVLEVGGRSLETVHAPGHAAGLCCFETESGDEAFVGDAVLPVYTPNVGGADVRVQRPLEKYVATLERFVDREYDRVWPGHRDPIDEPTDRAETILEHHRERAETILELLGEHGPADAWTISERLFGALEGIHIIHGPGEAFAHLDHLRHEGIVAYENGRYRLQDGSLAVTDLF
- the gatB gene encoding Asp-tRNA(Asn)/Glu-tRNA(Gln) amidotransferase subunit GatB; the protein is MTAQTVQQGDLVTVIGLEVHVQLETDTKIFCGCSTEPSDEPNDNVCPVCLGLPGALPVLNEAAVEAAVKIGKAIDADIPEETRFHRKNYYYPDLPKNFQITQYDEPICQEGSLEVAVEGQRRTIEIERAHLEEDPGSLQHVGGGGGIDSAEYTLVDYDRAGTPLMEIVTAPDFRSPGEVRAFLAELEEVLEYLGVFDAERDGSLRIDANLSIIPTEEIDGDDTDEIGMDALEAANRTEVKNISSHKGAQKALAYEETRQKNAIQRGRAVEQETRHWDESRGITVSMRSKEEEKDYRYFEEADLPPLRVSNWKDEIEIPELPAARRERFQEEYGLSEEAASKLTSTKQVADFYEDVAGEFDPDLAATWVADNLLGELNYRDIEITGIEGRLEEIKRLVELVADDEITAKNARETVLRSMLDDGRTPDEVVAEEGLGKTGEDEVQQAVVEAIDENPDAVDDYESGDDGAINFLVGQVMQKTGGSADPGDVNQLLRAELEG
- a CDS encoding DUF2196 domain-containing protein, encoding MASERPSAEELRRGMTVKIVQDDADPHSEDTEPIIGEVGTIYGDEPEGPHVKLKSGVVGHVQSVAHDE